The sequence below is a genomic window from Streptomyces sp. V1I1.
GCGACATCGGGTTGCCCATCGAGTCCGCGATGAAGAGCGAGGCCATCGTCATGTAGATCATCGTGCCGTCGAGGTTGAAGGAGTAGCCCGTCGGGACGGTGATACCGACCACCGGCTTGCTCACGCCCAAGTGCTCCATCTTTGCGATGAGCCGCGGGAGCGCGGACTCGGAGGAGGAGGTGGAAAGGATCAGCAGGAACTCACGGCCCAGGTACTTGAAGAGCGTGAGGATGTTGAGACCCGCCACGATGCGCAGCAGCGCGGCGAGCACGATGAAGACGAAGAGGAAGCAGGTGATGTAGAAGCCGATCATGAGCACGGCGAGGCTCTTGAGGGCGTCCAGACCGGCGGAGCCGGTGACGGCGGCGATCGCGCCGAAGGCACCGATCGGCGCGGCCCACATCACCATGGCGAGGATGCGGAAGACGAGTCGCTGAATGTGCTCGACACCGCGCAGCACCGGCTCACCGACCGAACCCATGGCCTGCAGCGCGAAGCCGACGAGCAGCGCGACGAGGAGAGTCTGCAGGACCTCGCCCGCGGTGAAGGCGGAGACCATCGTGGTCGGGATGATCCCGAGCAGGAATTCGACCGTGTCCTTGGCCTCCTCCGCCACCTGGCCCTGGCCCGCCTCCTTGACCGCGTCGGTCACCGCCAGGCCGTCACCCGGGTGCAGGATGTTGCCGACGACCAGGCCGATGGTCAGGGCGACCAGCGACATGACCATGAAGTAGCCGAGCGCGATGCCGCCGACCGCGCCGACCTTTGCGGCCTTTCGTACCGAGCCGATGCCCAGCACGATCGTGCAGAAGATGATCGGCGAGATCATCATCTTGATCAGGTTCACGAAGCCGGTACCGAGCGGCTTGAGCTCAGTGGCGAACTCGGGGGCGACCAGGCCCACGGCGATGCCGAGCACGACCGCGATGATCACGGCGATATAGAGATAGTGGGTACGATCCCGCCTGACGGCTCCAGCAGCCACGGGG
It includes:
- a CDS encoding cation:dicarboxylate symporter family transporter; translated protein: MAAGAVRRDRTHYLYIAVIIAVVLGIAVGLVAPEFATELKPLGTGFVNLIKMMISPIIFCTIVLGIGSVRKAAKVGAVGGIALGYFMVMSLVALTIGLVVGNILHPGDGLAVTDAVKEAGQGQVAEEAKDTVEFLLGIIPTTMVSAFTAGEVLQTLLVALLVGFALQAMGSVGEPVLRGVEHIQRLVFRILAMVMWAAPIGAFGAIAAVTGSAGLDALKSLAVLMIGFYITCFLFVFIVLAALLRIVAGLNILTLFKYLGREFLLILSTSSSESALPRLIAKMEHLGVSKPVVGITVPTGYSFNLDGTMIYMTMASLFIADSMGNPMSLGEQIPLLLFLFVASKGAAGVSGAGLATLAGGLQSHRPELVDGVGLIVGIDRFMSEARALTNFAGNAVATVLIGTWTKEIDKAQVEEVLAGRLPFDEKTLLDDGHGTPETVEDVAVADGADTDVPEQRDTDGVRAKV